One window from the genome of Pseudonocardia hierapolitana encodes:
- a CDS encoding sensor histidine kinase produces the protein MDRRPGLSVRLKLTLSYAGFLMLAGGLLLAVVWVFLLRNSRSGAFVPNLSGLLRIFDSAAFGPRVFGSVAAAVMAFLLVFGLVGGWILAGRMLAPLTRITEATRMATNGSLSHRIRLPGRGDEFRELADAFDTMLAQLEAHVAEQRRFGANASHELRTPLAISKALLDVARTDPNCATGELVDRLHAVNTRAVDLTEALLLLSRADRRTFPREPVDLSLLAEEATETLLPLAEKRSLTIATSGDIAPATGSRALLLQVTTNLVHNAIVHNLSEKGTVWVTTSVHPQTVAITVENTGEKLTRELVSTLAEPFQRGTERMHNDHAGVGLGLAIVTTITQAHDGTLTLTPRPDGGLRVTVELPAAPGPSGRMV, from the coding sequence GTGGACAGGCGGCCCGGGTTGAGCGTTCGCCTCAAACTCACCCTCAGCTATGCCGGGTTCCTCATGCTCGCAGGTGGCCTGCTGCTCGCTGTTGTGTGGGTGTTCCTGCTGCGAAACTCGCGCAGCGGTGCATTCGTCCCCAACCTCTCCGGCCTCCTGCGGATCTTCGACTCAGCCGCCTTCGGCCCACGCGTCTTCGGCTCGGTGGCAGCCGCAGTGATGGCGTTCCTGCTGGTGTTCGGTCTCGTGGGAGGGTGGATCCTCGCCGGCCGCATGCTCGCGCCCCTGACTCGCATCACGGAAGCCACCCGCATGGCCACGAACGGATCGCTCTCCCACCGGATCCGGCTACCGGGCCGCGGAGACGAGTTCCGCGAACTCGCCGACGCCTTCGACACCATGCTCGCCCAGCTCGAAGCACACGTCGCCGAACAGCGGAGATTCGGAGCGAACGCCTCTCACGAGTTGCGCACCCCGTTGGCGATCTCGAAGGCACTGCTCGACGTGGCCCGCACCGATCCGAACTGCGCCACCGGCGAACTGGTCGACCGCCTCCACGCCGTCAACACCCGAGCGGTCGACCTCACCGAGGCACTACTCCTGCTCAGCCGCGCCGACCGGCGGACTTTCCCCCGAGAACCCGTCGACCTGTCCCTCCTCGCGGAAGAGGCCACCGAAACGCTGCTCCCCCTCGCAGAAAAACGCAGCCTCACCATCGCGACCTCCGGCGACATCGCCCCCGCCACCGGTTCACGCGCGCTTCTGCTGCAGGTGACCACGAACCTCGTGCACAACGCGATCGTCCACAACCTGTCCGAGAAGGGCACCGTGTGGGTCACGACCAGCGTTCACCCCCAGACTGTGGCGATCACGGTCGAGAACACCGGCGAGAAGCTCACGCGGGAGTTGGTTTCCACACTTGCCGAACCGTTCCAGCGCGGCACCGAACGCATGCACAACGACCACGCAGGTGTCGGCCTCGGCCTGGCGATCGTCACGACCATCACACAGGCACACGACGGAACCCTCACCCTCACCCCACGCCCCGACGGCGGGCTCCGCGTCACGGTGGAACTACCCGCCGCACCAGGACCGTCGGGGAGGATGGTGTAG
- a CDS encoding ATP-binding cassette domain-containing protein: MAPPRRLLGGVRVDDATRERAQTLAETLGVADGLGHRPAELSGGQQQRVAIARALVTGPDLLFADEPTGNLDSTTSAEVLEHLRRSVRELGQTVVMVNHDRDAAAFADDVVTMQDGLIA; this comes from the coding sequence ATGGCCCCGCCCCGACGGCTGCTGGGCGGTGTGCGGGTCGACGACGCGACCCGGGAACGTGCGCAGACGCTCGCCGAGACCCTGGGCGTGGCCGACGGGCTCGGGCACCGGCCCGCGGAGCTGTCCGGTGGCCAGCAGCAGCGGGTCGCGATCGCCCGGGCGCTGGTCACCGGGCCGGATCTGCTGTTCGCCGACGAGCCCACCGGGAACCTGGACTCCACCACCTCGGCGGAGGTGCTGGAGCACCTGCGCCGGTCGGTGCGCGAGCTGGGCCAGACCGTCGTGATGGTCAACCACGACCGCGACGCCGCGGCCTTCGCCGACGACGTGGTCACCATGCAGGACGGGCTGATCGCCTGA
- a CDS encoding ABC transporter permease has product MRTVLLASLRIHVRRYVAAGIAVIASVAFVVVIGVLTAGAKSGLVDGTGSPFRNADHVVSPAVWPGSQMDRDEVIAFTERHGENAAAIGRGRPPAHVDGRPLSRILVAPIASSPEMRWQQLVTGRFPATEGEAVLHNWFAQAEKIAIGDRIRIGEGSGATDVEVVGVVESPAAGAMASAYVTWPQLLRWRDYPLHLGSVAVRGDIRGPLPEGAKVQSPEEFATEREAEMHDAVDTWSLMPLLFAAIAVVVSVLVIANTFSILFAQRVRDFALLRCVGATRRQVLGSVRREAAAVGVLASLTGVLVGVGLGYGLIALINALVPTARSGVVNTRSPVMSAIAPELTAFWPWLLGGFAVGLLVTLLASWLPTRRVVRVSPLAALRVGGSTDAALDARTATGRTRLALAGLGLVAGPVLLGTAMAQDNTVLMLAGGAAVAAGVLLVGPMLVPRLIRIAGAPLGPAGRLATANAVRNPHRTAATTASLLVCVTLTTAVLTGSATMRAASDAERGVEHPIDAALTSSGTPLGADLLDQVRRTPGVEQAIPVDGAVARMSGLDDPIPLLTAPDAAQVARDGGAFAHVEPGEIRIDPHALTADPGSDPIDIGAGDEVTVRIGDREARLRVVVGVRSTHELHEASGWGPAGVVAPDTLARLTDSPQPHAIWVRVTSGTDALQLVGALDELAGTVGAEVDDQLQARAAEDRTLGNLTLSVLGLLGISVAIAVIGIANTLGLSVLERAREHAMLRALGLTRTQLRLMLAAEAMLLSVAATGLGTVIGIGFGWVGYETFVERALNEVPLQVPWLQLGVVVLLAALAGLLAGVLPARRAARVTPAAGLSLD; this is encoded by the coding sequence ATGCGCACCGTCCTCCTCGCCTCCCTGCGCATCCACGTCCGCCGGTACGTGGCAGCGGGGATCGCGGTGATCGCCTCGGTCGCGTTCGTCGTCGTGATCGGGGTGCTCACCGCCGGGGCCAAGAGCGGACTCGTGGACGGCACCGGGTCGCCGTTCCGCAACGCCGACCACGTGGTCTCGCCTGCGGTCTGGCCAGGGTCCCAGATGGACCGGGACGAGGTGATCGCGTTCACCGAACGACACGGCGAGAACGCCGCCGCAATCGGCCGGGGCCGCCCACCGGCGCACGTGGACGGTCGGCCGCTCTCCAGAATTCTGGTGGCGCCGATCGCGAGCTCTCCCGAGATGCGCTGGCAGCAGCTCGTGACGGGCCGCTTCCCGGCGACCGAGGGCGAGGCGGTGCTGCACAACTGGTTCGCCCAGGCCGAGAAGATCGCGATCGGCGACCGGATCCGGATCGGCGAGGGCTCAGGAGCGACCGACGTCGAAGTGGTCGGCGTGGTGGAGTCGCCCGCGGCGGGGGCCATGGCCTCGGCGTACGTCACCTGGCCGCAGCTGCTGCGATGGCGCGACTACCCCCTCCACCTGGGCTCGGTGGCGGTGCGCGGGGACATACGAGGCCCGCTCCCGGAAGGCGCGAAGGTGCAGTCGCCGGAGGAGTTCGCGACCGAGCGCGAGGCCGAGATGCACGACGCGGTGGACACGTGGTCGTTGATGCCGCTGTTGTTCGCCGCCATCGCGGTCGTCGTCTCGGTCCTGGTCATCGCGAACACGTTCTCCATCCTGTTCGCGCAGCGGGTGCGCGACTTCGCCCTGCTGCGTTGCGTCGGCGCGACCCGCCGGCAGGTGCTGGGTTCGGTTCGCCGGGAGGCGGCCGCCGTCGGGGTGCTCGCGTCGCTGACCGGCGTCCTGGTCGGCGTCGGTCTCGGCTACGGGCTGATCGCCCTGATCAACGCCCTCGTGCCCACGGCCCGCAGCGGCGTCGTCAATACCCGTTCGCCTGTCATGTCGGCGATCGCCCCCGAGCTGACCGCGTTCTGGCCATGGCTGCTGGGCGGATTCGCCGTCGGCTTGCTGGTCACCCTGCTCGCGTCCTGGTTGCCGACCCGGCGCGTGGTCCGGGTGAGCCCGCTGGCGGCGCTGCGGGTGGGTGGGAGCACGGACGCCGCGCTCGACGCACGCACGGCCACCGGGCGGACGCGGCTGGCGCTCGCCGGGCTCGGGCTGGTCGCCGGGCCGGTCCTGCTCGGGACGGCGATGGCCCAGGACAACACGGTGCTGATGCTGGCCGGCGGAGCAGCGGTGGCCGCCGGCGTGCTGCTCGTCGGGCCGATGCTCGTGCCCCGCCTGATCCGGATCGCCGGAGCACCGCTCGGCCCCGCCGGACGACTGGCGACCGCGAACGCCGTGCGCAACCCCCACCGGACCGCCGCCACCACCGCCTCCCTGCTGGTCTGCGTCACCCTGACGACCGCCGTGCTCACCGGATCGGCGACGATGCGTGCCGCCTCGGACGCCGAACGCGGCGTGGAGCACCCCATCGACGCCGCGCTCACCTCGTCCGGGACGCCGCTCGGCGCCGACCTGCTCGACCAGGTCCGTCGTACCCCCGGCGTCGAGCAGGCAATACCGGTCGACGGCGCCGTGGCCCGGATGTCCGGGCTCGACGACCCGATCCCGCTCCTCACCGCGCCCGACGCGGCGCAGGTCGCCCGCGACGGCGGGGCGTTCGCCCATGTCGAGCCGGGTGAGATCAGGATCGATCCCCACGCGTTGACTGCCGACCCGGGCAGCGACCCGATCGACATCGGGGCCGGTGACGAAGTCACGGTGCGCATCGGCGACCGGGAGGCCCGGCTGCGGGTCGTCGTCGGCGTGCGCTCGACCCACGAGCTGCACGAGGCCTCCGGATGGGGCCCGGCCGGCGTGGTCGCGCCCGACACCCTGGCCAGGCTCACCGACTCCCCGCAGCCGCACGCCATCTGGGTCCGCGTCACCTCCGGCACGGACGCGCTGCAGCTCGTCGGAGCCCTGGACGAACTGGCGGGTACGGTCGGGGCAGAGGTCGACGACCAGCTGCAGGCCCGGGCGGCGGAGGACCGAACGCTGGGGAACCTCACCTTGTCGGTGCTCGGCCTGCTCGGCATCTCCGTGGCGATCGCCGTGATCGGGATCGCGAACACCCTGGGCCTGTCCGTCCTCGAACGCGCCCGGGAGCACGCGATGCTGCGCGCGCTCGGGCTCACCCGCACGCAGCTGCGGCTGATGCTGGCGGCCGAGGCGATGCTGCTGTCGGTGGCGGCCACCGGACTCGGCACCGTGATCGGCATCGGGTTCGGCTGGGTCGGCTACGAGACGTTCGTGGAGCGGGCCCTCAACGAGGTCCCCCTGCAGGTCCCGTGGCTGCAGCTCGGCGTCGTCGTCCTCCTTGCCGCGCTGGCCGGGCTGCTCGCCGGTGTTCTCCCGGCTCGTCGGGCCGCTCGGGTGACCCCGGCCGCGGGGCTGTCCCTCGACTGA
- a CDS encoding FadR/GntR family transcriptional regulator, with product MAKLERLPLATQAAKVILDRVASQEWPVGWKLPGEAALAAELGVGRSTVREAIRELAGRGVLATRQGAGVFVISAEPVEDWETVLRRAGIADIVEGRIAIETESAHRAAQRRTPRDLLVMQKALARRAEAAPDASDAEYVDVDLEFHRAVVAAAHNPVLADLFDSFRPRVREAMIDMVALAGPAARSPHDQDVHADIVAAIRDADPERAAAVSRAHLVRIHQTL from the coding sequence GTGGCGAAGCTCGAGCGGCTCCCGCTGGCCACGCAGGCGGCGAAGGTGATCCTCGACCGGGTCGCCTCGCAGGAGTGGCCGGTGGGGTGGAAGCTGCCGGGGGAAGCGGCGTTGGCGGCCGAGCTGGGCGTCGGTCGCTCCACCGTGCGCGAGGCGATCCGGGAGCTGGCCGGGCGGGGGGTGCTCGCGACGCGGCAGGGCGCAGGCGTGTTCGTGATCTCAGCCGAGCCGGTGGAGGACTGGGAGACGGTGCTGCGCCGCGCCGGGATCGCCGACATCGTCGAGGGCCGGATCGCCATCGAGACCGAGTCGGCGCACCGGGCGGCCCAGCGGCGCACGCCTCGGGACCTGCTGGTGATGCAGAAGGCACTGGCCCGGCGGGCGGAGGCGGCCCCCGACGCGAGCGACGCCGAGTACGTCGACGTCGACCTGGAGTTCCACCGCGCCGTCGTCGCCGCGGCGCACAATCCGGTGCTGGCCGACCTGTTCGACTCGTTCCGGCCGCGCGTGCGCGAAGCGATGATCGACATGGTCGCCCTCGCCGGGCCCGCCGCGCGCTCCCCGCACGACCAGGACGTGCACGCCGACATCGTGGCCGCGATTCGCGACGCCGACCCCGAGCGCGCCGCGGCGGTGAGCCGGGCACACCTGGTCCGGATCCATCAGACCCTCTGA